The DNA window TATCGCCGTGTTGTCGGTATTCATTACACCATGAATAAAGCCGAGCGACATCCAATGCGGAATCAGTTTGGCCTGAGCCGCAATTACGTGCTCCAGCAGCGAAAGATAGGGATCTTCGGCATCCGCCGCATCCGGGTAGTGGCGGGCTATGGTGTAGTCCGCCAGTTCGCGCAGTGCCTCTTCATCGTTGCGGCCATAAAAATATTGGAATGTGCCGACACGGATATGGCTGGATGCCACACGCGTGAAAATGCCGCCGGGTTCCGGACCTTCCTGACGCAGTACGGATTCACCGGTCGCTACCGCCGCCAGCGCACGCGTAGTCGGTACACCGAGCGCATGCATCGCCTCGCTCACGATATATTCGCGCAGCACCGGCCCCAGCGCCGATTTTCCGTCGCCACCGCGCGAGAACGGTGTGCGGCCGGAACCCTTTAGCTGAATATCCCGCCGGCCGCCGTTTTGATCGATCACTTCGCCGAGCAGAAGCGCCCGGCCATCGCCGAGTTGCGGGGAAAACCCGCCAAACTGGTGCCCGGCATACGCCTGCGCCAGCGGCTCGGATCCTTCCGCCGTGCCATTCCCCGAAAACACATTCAACGCTTCCGGAGTTTCCAGCCAGGCGGGATCAATCCCCAGTTCTTCCGCCAATTCAGCATTGGCACGCAGCAACACGGGTGACGGAACTGCGGCGGCATTTTGTTTAACGTAAAAACGCTCCGGCAACCGGGCGTAGGTATTATCAAAAGGGATCGGATTCGGCATAATATTCCTTAGCAGCAGTGCGCGTTCATGGTTGCTTAATATATATAAAATTCTTCGCAGAGAGACTGGGCGCGCAGAGGTGCTGCACGAATGCTCCGTGATCTTTGCGCGGGATAAAAATGTCGTTGTGCGAGAACCTCAGAGGAGCGCATCGATGAAGGCCGCGATGTCATCAATCTCCTCCGGGCAGACCGAATGCTCCATCGGGTAGGTTTTAAATGAACAGGGAAATCCCTGTTCTTTTAAATGCTCCAGCGCCTGATCGGCCAGCACGGGCGGAACAACCGGGTCGAGTGTCCCGTGAGCAATCAGAATCGGTATGGCTTTATTGGTCTCCGGATAATCACTGCCATCTTCGCTTGGCACCGGGATATAGCCGGATAGGGCGATGATGCCGGCGAGCGGTGCGGCATAGCGCAGGCCGGTATGGAAGGCGACAGCCGCGCCCTGGGAAAATCCGACGAGAAGAATCTGATCCGGCCGCATGCCGTTTTTGAGTTCCGCATCGATAAAGGCTTCAATCTGTTGGCGGCTCTCCTCCAGATCATCTTCCGAAAAATCGCGGGGTGTTCCGATGCCTTTAATGTCATACCACGCCGGCATCGGCATGCCGCCGTTCAGCGTAACCGGCCGCACCGGCGCATGCGGAAAGATAAATTTTACCGGCGCGCTCAGCTGACGTTTCAGCTCCGGAACAATCGGCGAAAAATCATGTCCGTCAGCACCGAGCCCATGCATCCAGACAATAGTGAGTTTCGGGTTTTCGGTTTGGCCGGCGACAACATGCGGTAAGCGAGGGGATGTGCTCATAAAAATCCTTTAAATATATTTTGTCTCAAGAAGAGTGATCCTTACACAAAACGGTATTCGGGAAAAGAGCCCTTTCATACCAAGAGGATGGGGGGGCGGGACATCATCAGCATACCGATGCGGTGCTATAGATCGCATTTAACCACCCGCTTCGCTAGAGGCACGGAGGAAATCAGAGAAGTTCCAATCCTTGGAAAAGGTAGTTTGGCGGGCAACGCCAGTGGGAATATTAAAATATCGGACTGACCCGAGTGGCACTGATTTAAAGGTGAAATAGAGGATGATTTGCATAGTAAATCCTCCAACTTCCGGGGCGGTTCTGATAAACTTTCGCATGCACAATCAGACTCCCTTTTTCAACGGTTTTCACAGGGGCACTTTGGGTAAAAAGAGCCGGGGTGAAGCCGACAGGCTTGCGCAGCAATTACGTGCGCTGAAAGAAAAAAGCCTCTCCCAGCTTGCGGTGTGTTTCAGAAAGTGTGTACCGGAGCAAAGGCTACGGCCATCGAAAGGCAGGCACCATTCGAGGCAAAGGATCTTCAGTAAGGAAAGCACCTTTTGGGCGTTCTTTTGCCAGGTGATCGATGCCGACGGTGGCTGTATGGAAGTGGTAAGAAAGACACAGGCATTGGCCGCGGTATGCGGGATGAAGGTTCCTGCTTTATCCTCCTCTGCGTATTGTCAGGCGCGGCGAAAACTGGAAGAATCCACACTGATGAATATTTTCAAACATACGGCAGAACGGATCGACAGTATACCGGAGCGCGGCTAACCGTGCCAAAAATCAATGAGGCGTGTTGTTCAAATAATAAAGGGGTTGCAAAAGTTGCAGCAATATTACTTGCAGCATCTGACGCGATATCCATGGAAGTTTCCCGTTCTATCCGGACTGATCTGAATTCTTTTATTTAACAGGGGAAAAGGTCGGAAAAAAAGAAGGTGTAAGCCCGAGATTCTAATGTTTTCTCGCTGCACAAGGTTCATGAAGAAGCGCGGCCCTTTTTACTTAAATCTATCCAAGTTCCAAGGTTAGGAACTCAGTGCCCTTTGTGTTTTCAGTAGTTAAAAAAATCGGCGCGGCCGAACTCTACCCAAGGTCGGTGATGAGTTCGATGGGGCAGTGGTCGGAGCCGGTGACATCGCAGTGGATGTCGGCCGACTGAATGCGGGGCTGCAGGTTTTGGCTGGCGAGGAAATAGTCGATCCGCCATCCCACGTTGTTGGCGCGGGCCTGGCCGCGATAGCTCCACCAGGAGTAACGCACGGTTTCGGGGTTCAGGGAGCGGAAGGTGTCGATCAGTCCGGCCTGAATATAGTCGGTCATGCCGGCGCGTTCTTCGTCGGTATAGCCGGCTTTGCCTTCGTTGGGCTTGGGGCGTGCGAGATCGATGGGCTGATGGGCCACATTCATATCGCCGCAGAGTACAACCGGTTTGGCGGCTTCCAGTTCCTGGATTTTATCGCGCATCAGCGCATCGAATTCCTGACGTTCGGCGAGGCGGGAGAGGTCGCTCTTCACATTGGGCACATAGGTGTTGATGAGGAAGAACTCCTGAAATTCCAGACATTGGAAACGGCCTTCCAGGTCAAAGCGGTCATCGCCCATACGGGTCTCGTAGGATAGGGGTTCCGTTTTAGAGAGGGTGGCAGTACCGCTGTAGCCTTTTCGATCGGCGCCGTTCCAGAAGCCGGTATAGCCGCGGTCGGTGGCAGTGCTCTGAATTTCCCCGGGCAGATCATCGTTATGCACTTTGATTTCCTGCAGACACAGGACGTCGGGGGCATGGGCGTCTAAAAAATCGGGAAATCCCTTTTTCATGACGGCGCGGATTCCATTCACATTCCAGGATATACATTTCATAACCAAAGGGCTC is part of the Pontiella agarivorans genome and encodes:
- a CDS encoding alpha/beta hydrolase, with the protein product MSTSPRLPHVVAGQTENPKLTIVWMHGLGADGHDFSPIVPELKRQLSAPVKFIFPHAPVRPVTLNGGMPMPAWYDIKGIGTPRDFSEDDLEESRQQIEAFIDAELKNGMRPDQILLVGFSQGAAVAFHTGLRYAAPLAGIIALSGYIPVPSEDGSDYPETNKAIPILIAHGTLDPVVPPVLADQALEHLKEQGFPCSFKTYPMEHSVCPEEIDDIAAFIDALL
- a CDS encoding protein adenylyltransferase SelO, which produces MPNPIPFDNTYARLPERFYVKQNAAAVPSPVLLRANAELAEELGIDPAWLETPEALNVFSGNGTAEGSEPLAQAYAGHQFGGFSPQLGDGRALLLGEVIDQNGGRRDIQLKGSGRTPFSRGGDGKSALGPVLREYIVSEAMHALGVPTTRALAAVATGESVLRQEGPEPGGIFTRVASSHIRVGTFQYFYGRNDEEALRELADYTIARHYPDAADAEDPYLSLLEHVIAAQAKLIPHWMSLGFIHGVMNTDNTAISGETIDYGPCAFMDDFHPQCVFSSIDRDRRYAWGSQPDMARWNLNRFAETLLSLISGDSEAALEKAKHALDAFAGIFRKEYDNRFRAKFGLTADAPLDVVRSGFSLLTKQQIDFTLFFRHLTSGNHDALHGLFSDPAPFDAWYASWNAATKSNPDIEAMKKANPILIPRNHRIEQAIQAAYQNDFAPFHQLVDALAKPYEDRAEYAAYERAPKPDEIVHQTFCGT
- a CDS encoding exodeoxyribonuclease III, with product MKCISWNVNGIRAVMKKGFPDFLDAHAPDVLCLQEIKVHNDDLPGEIQSTATDRGYTGFWNGADRKGYSGTATLSKTEPLSYETRMGDDRFDLEGRFQCLEFQEFFLINTYVPNVKSDLSRLAERQEFDALMRDKIQELEAAKPVVLCGDMNVAHQPIDLARPKPNEGKAGYTDEERAGMTDYIQAGLIDTFRSLNPETVRYSWWSYRGQARANNVGWRIDYFLASQNLQPRIQSADIHCDVTGSDHCPIELITDLG